One genomic window of Eggerthella timonensis includes the following:
- a CDS encoding helix-turn-helix transcriptional regulator translates to MPHASAIARTNQIRALLGGTFLPSFLGLAATRVWLQVNLFASYTQSDDGLFTVVNNLAYGLVMLVGAAIALRKPFSKGGRTAVAWLGFAVMTFSTVLILAGKETNAVEILAVASVFAGIGGALGGGMWTAAYVRLGLRQSVLYGFLSLALGSLGGLALSFLPEAPSYTVSMFMPAIALLCYQRAMKTDVGPLPAPEPIYDKEPRTTMLFIFGGLAVFGLALGISRGFPAGEPVPMDALQRVVHQMGVVVISLFIIWWFIVKRKRLSFSFLWRIEIMLVAAGMLILSVFPGHFTGLAIATVNIADTLMLGVLWITLQDVARHTTTDVYAVYGFAWAARVLSRDAGRVLVMVLGAVGASSYAVTAVIGIVVFALAASMALLLSDGILRLRPLFTEDAASVGRGNGSNAARRPPTAAQAAPPVQPASTGQPAGDSWLRATFDLSERETEVALLIAQGRSKSYIAEALCLSENTVRTHAKNVYTKLDVHSKQELIDLLQNREA, encoded by the coding sequence ATGCCGCACGCGAGCGCAATCGCTCGAACGAATCAGATACGCGCCCTCCTGGGCGGGACCTTCCTGCCGTCGTTTCTGGGACTGGCTGCCACGCGCGTCTGGCTGCAGGTGAACCTGTTCGCCTCGTACACGCAAAGCGACGACGGGCTGTTCACGGTGGTCAACAACCTCGCGTACGGCCTGGTGATGCTCGTCGGCGCGGCCATCGCGCTGCGCAAGCCGTTCTCGAAGGGAGGACGCACCGCGGTGGCGTGGCTCGGCTTCGCCGTCATGACGTTTTCCACCGTGCTCATCCTGGCGGGCAAGGAGACGAACGCCGTGGAGATCCTCGCGGTGGCCAGCGTGTTCGCCGGCATCGGCGGCGCATTGGGCGGAGGCATGTGGACGGCGGCGTACGTGCGGCTGGGGTTGCGCCAGTCGGTGCTGTACGGGTTCCTGTCGCTGGCTCTCGGATCGCTCGGAGGCTTGGCGCTCAGCTTCCTGCCCGAGGCCCCCAGCTACACGGTGAGCATGTTCATGCCGGCCATCGCCCTTTTGTGCTACCAGCGCGCGATGAAGACCGACGTAGGGCCGTTGCCCGCGCCCGAGCCGATCTACGACAAGGAACCGCGCACCACCATGCTGTTCATCTTCGGCGGCCTGGCGGTGTTCGGGCTGGCGCTGGGCATCTCGCGCGGCTTTCCAGCCGGCGAGCCCGTTCCCATGGATGCGCTGCAACGCGTCGTCCACCAGATGGGCGTCGTGGTGATCAGCCTGTTCATAATCTGGTGGTTCATCGTGAAGCGCAAGCGGCTGAGCTTCTCGTTCCTCTGGCGCATCGAGATCATGCTGGTGGCGGCGGGCATGCTGATCCTGTCGGTGTTCCCCGGGCACTTCACGGGGCTGGCCATCGCCACCGTCAACATCGCCGATACGCTCATGCTGGGCGTGCTGTGGATCACGCTGCAAGACGTTGCGCGCCACACCACCACCGACGTGTACGCCGTGTACGGATTCGCCTGGGCCGCGCGCGTGCTGTCGCGCGATGCGGGTCGCGTGCTGGTCATGGTGCTGGGAGCAGTGGGCGCCTCGTCGTACGCGGTGACCGCCGTCATCGGCATCGTGGTGTTCGCGCTGGCCGCCAGCATGGCGCTGCTGCTATCGGATGGCATTCTGCGGCTGCGGCCGCTGTTCACCGAGGACGCCGCGTCAGTCGGACGCGGCAACGGCTCGAACGCGGCGCGGCGCCCGCCGACGGCGGCACAAGCCGCACCTCCCGTGCAACCCGCGTCGACTGGGCAGCCCGCAGGGGACAGCTGGCTGCGAGCAACGTTCGACCTGTCGGAGCGCGAGACGGAAGTGGCGCTGCTCATCGCGCAAGGACGCAGCAAGTCCTACATCGCCGAAGCGCTGTGCCTATCGGAGAACACCGTGCGCACGCACGCGAAGAACGTCTACACGAAGCTCGACGTGCACTCGAAGCAGGAATTGATCGACCTGCTGCAAAACCGCGAGGCGTAG
- a CDS encoding bifunctional folylpolyglutamate synthase/dihydrofolate synthase, whose protein sequence is MSFDPVAYINEPRWLESRLGLDRTAELLDRLGRPQDQLKFVHVAGTNGKGSTCAYLASILQAAGLRTGLFTSPYLITFEERIRVDGANIAYDELVEATLLVKEQAEAMADHPTEFELMTAVALVHFARRGCDIVVLEVGLGGRLDSTNVIDAPEAAVIARIGLDHTKLLGTTLAAIAGEKAGIVKPGSAVVSWPQEPEAMAVVERAAADVGDALAVVDLSRLSAGPVGWSAPGAPARPFSYGRFADLRTRLLGSYQPANAALAIETADALRGRGWPVDDDAVRQGIAEAVWPGRFEIVRAGEGEPTVVVDGGHNPQGARALVDSLNDVFSGRKPVFVIGVLEDKDYPAMLETVLPLGAAFVTVTPDNPRALPADKLARAIRWTGQDLLGCSACVNPYVARDMADALAKARELAGPEGLVCAFGSLYSVGALKEQLEG, encoded by the coding sequence ATGTCGTTCGATCCCGTCGCTTACATCAACGAGCCGCGCTGGTTGGAGTCGCGGCTGGGCCTCGATCGCACCGCCGAGCTGCTCGATCGGCTGGGGCGCCCGCAGGACCAGCTCAAGTTCGTGCACGTGGCGGGCACGAACGGGAAGGGCTCGACCTGCGCATATCTGGCCTCCATCTTGCAGGCGGCCGGCCTGCGCACGGGGCTGTTCACCAGCCCGTACCTCATCACGTTCGAAGAGCGCATCCGCGTGGACGGCGCCAACATCGCGTATGACGAGCTGGTCGAGGCGACGCTGCTCGTGAAGGAGCAGGCCGAGGCCATGGCCGATCACCCCACCGAGTTCGAGCTGATGACGGCGGTGGCGCTCGTGCACTTCGCGCGGCGCGGCTGCGATATCGTGGTGCTCGAGGTGGGCCTCGGCGGGCGGCTCGACTCGACGAACGTCATCGACGCGCCCGAAGCGGCCGTCATCGCGCGCATCGGCCTGGACCACACGAAGCTGCTCGGCACCACGCTGGCCGCCATCGCGGGCGAGAAGGCCGGCATCGTGAAGCCGGGGTCGGCCGTGGTGTCGTGGCCGCAGGAGCCCGAGGCGATGGCCGTGGTCGAGCGCGCGGCTGCGGACGTGGGCGATGCGCTCGCGGTGGTCGACCTCTCGCGCTTGAGCGCGGGTCCGGTGGGCTGGAGCGCGCCCGGCGCGCCTGCGCGCCCGTTCTCGTACGGGCGCTTCGCCGACTTGCGCACGCGACTGCTTGGCAGCTATCAGCCCGCGAACGCGGCGCTCGCCATCGAGACGGCCGACGCGCTGCGCGGTCGCGGATGGCCCGTCGACGACGACGCGGTGCGCCAGGGCATCGCCGAGGCCGTGTGGCCCGGGCGCTTCGAGATCGTGCGCGCAGGGGAGGGGGAGCCCACCGTCGTCGTGGACGGCGGTCACAATCCGCAGGGCGCTCGGGCGCTCGTCGATTCCCTGAACGACGTGTTCTCCGGCCGCAAGCCCGTGTTTGTCATCGGCGTGCTGGAAGACAAGGACTACCCGGCCATGCTGGAGACGGTGCTGCCGCTCGGCGCGGCGTTCGTCACCGTAACGCCCGACAACCCGCGCGCGCTTCCTGCCGACAAGCTGGCGCGCGCCATCCGCTGGACCGGGCAGGATCTGTTGGGTTGCTCCGCTTGCGTGAACCCCTATGTCGCGCGCGACATGGCCGATGCGCTGGCGAAGGCGCGCGAGCTGGCAGGCCCCGAAGGGCTTGTCTGCGCATTCGGCAGCCTGTACTCGGTGGGCGCTTTGAAAGAGCAGCTGGAGGGCTGA
- the gltA gene encoding NADPH-dependent glutamate synthase, which produces MARMNYEANKQKTRVPMPELDPVERAQTFEEVALGYSEEEAMAEARRCIQCPNTPCVSGCPVGVPIPQFIAQVAEGNFARAYAIVKSANSLPAICGRVCPQETQCEGVCTRGRNGEPVAIGRLERFTSDWAFEHPEEAAAAMDELRDECAAGDEVACSIWRSAEGAVSKDLAGKRVAVIGSGPASLTCAGELAKRGCDITVFEALHKVGGVLTYGIPEFRLPKDLVQREVSKLGDKGVSFEVNALVGKLYDIDELMEDRGFDAVFVGTGAGLPSYLGIEGEGLNGVSVASELLTRVNLMKAYLFPEYETPVYAGKKCVVVGGGNVAMDAARTAKRLGADVTVVYRRGRDEMPARAEEVHHAEQEGIHFQLLTNPTRILGDENGWASGVECVRMELGEPDASGRRRPTAVEGSEFVIDIDMLVVAAGSKTNPLIAKTTPGLEVTPRSLIVADERTGATSKPGVFAGGDAVIGAATVILAMGAGKRAAAGIAEYLASKA; this is translated from the coding sequence ATGGCGCGGATGAACTACGAAGCCAACAAGCAGAAGACGCGCGTCCCCATGCCGGAGCTCGATCCCGTCGAGCGTGCGCAGACGTTCGAGGAGGTGGCGCTGGGCTACTCCGAAGAGGAGGCGATGGCCGAGGCGCGCCGCTGCATCCAGTGCCCGAACACGCCGTGCGTGAGCGGATGCCCCGTGGGAGTTCCCATCCCGCAGTTCATCGCGCAGGTGGCCGAGGGCAACTTCGCCCGCGCGTACGCCATCGTGAAAAGCGCGAACTCGCTGCCCGCCATCTGCGGCCGCGTGTGCCCGCAGGAGACGCAGTGCGAGGGCGTGTGCACGCGCGGCAGGAACGGCGAGCCTGTGGCCATCGGGCGCTTGGAGCGCTTCACGTCCGACTGGGCGTTCGAGCATCCCGAAGAGGCGGCTGCGGCCATGGACGAGCTTCGCGACGAATGCGCCGCGGGCGACGAGGTTGCCTGCAGCATTTGGCGCAGCGCGGAAGGCGCCGTGTCGAAGGACTTGGCCGGCAAGCGCGTCGCGGTCATCGGCTCGGGCCCGGCATCGCTGACCTGCGCGGGCGAGCTGGCGAAGCGCGGGTGCGACATCACCGTATTCGAGGCGCTGCACAAGGTGGGCGGCGTGCTGACCTACGGCATCCCCGAGTTCCGCCTGCCGAAGGACCTCGTGCAGCGCGAGGTGTCGAAGCTGGGCGACAAGGGCGTGTCGTTCGAGGTGAACGCGCTGGTGGGCAAGCTTTACGACATCGACGAGCTCATGGAGGACCGCGGCTTCGACGCCGTGTTCGTGGGCACAGGCGCGGGCCTGCCCAGCTACCTGGGCATCGAGGGCGAGGGCCTCAACGGGGTGTCGGTGGCAAGCGAGCTGCTGACCCGCGTGAACCTCATGAAGGCGTACCTGTTCCCCGAGTACGAGACGCCGGTGTACGCCGGCAAGAAGTGCGTGGTGGTGGGCGGCGGCAACGTGGCCATGGACGCCGCGCGCACGGCGAAGCGCCTGGGCGCCGACGTGACCGTGGTGTACCGCCGCGGACGCGACGAGATGCCGGCGCGCGCCGAGGAAGTGCACCATGCCGAGCAGGAGGGCATCCACTTTCAGCTGCTGACGAACCCGACGCGCATCCTGGGCGACGAGAATGGCTGGGCGTCGGGCGTCGAGTGTGTGCGCATGGAGCTGGGCGAGCCCGACGCGAGCGGGCGGCGCCGTCCGACGGCGGTCGAAGGCAGCGAGTTCGTCATCGACATCGACATGCTGGTGGTTGCGGCGGGGTCGAAGACCAACCCGCTGATCGCGAAGACCACCCCGGGCCTCGAGGTGACGCCGCGCAGCCTGATCGTGGCCGACGAGCGCACGGGAGCCACGTCGAAGCCGGGCGTGTTCGCCGGCGGCGACGCCGTCATCGGCGCGGCCACCGTCATCCTCGCCATGGGCGCCGGCAAGCGCGCGGCGGCGGGCATCGCGGAGTACTTGGCTTCGAAGGCCTGA
- a CDS encoding sulfide/dihydroorotate dehydrogenase-like FAD/NAD-binding protein, with protein MYPIEQVEALNPEVTRMVVRAPEIAKKIKPGQFIMLRIDEQGERIPLTMNDCDAQAGTVTIIFQAVGATTMRLAQMKAGDALLDFAGPLGNPTELEGAKRACVIGGGLGTAIAFPQAKWLYDNGCEVDVITGFRTKDLVLLEDEIDRHSTRQIIMTDDGSNGNKGLVTQALQQRIDEGADYDLVLAVGPVIMMKFVAATTKPYGIKTYVSMNPLMIDGTGMCGGCRVKVGDEYLHACVDGPDFDGHLVDFDDAMRRGVMYRSFESAAREGRDCNERKGA; from the coding sequence GTGTATCCCATCGAACAGGTAGAGGCGCTCAATCCCGAGGTGACGCGCATGGTGGTGCGTGCCCCCGAGATCGCGAAAAAGATCAAGCCCGGTCAGTTCATCATGCTGCGCATCGACGAGCAGGGCGAACGCATCCCGCTGACCATGAACGACTGCGACGCGCAGGCGGGCACCGTCACGATCATCTTCCAGGCGGTGGGCGCCACCACCATGCGTCTCGCTCAGATGAAAGCGGGCGACGCGTTGCTCGATTTCGCCGGCCCGCTGGGAAACCCCACCGAGCTCGAGGGCGCGAAGCGCGCGTGCGTCATCGGGGGCGGTCTGGGCACGGCCATCGCGTTTCCGCAGGCGAAGTGGCTGTACGACAACGGCTGCGAGGTGGACGTGATCACCGGCTTCCGCACGAAGGACCTCGTGCTGCTGGAAGACGAGATAGACCGGCATTCCACGCGCCAGATCATCATGACCGACGATGGTTCGAACGGAAACAAGGGCCTGGTGACGCAGGCGCTGCAGCAGCGCATCGACGAGGGCGCGGACTACGACCTCGTGCTGGCTGTGGGGCCCGTCATCATGATGAAGTTCGTGGCCGCCACCACGAAGCCCTACGGCATCAAAACGTATGTCAGCATGAACCCGCTCATGATCGACGGCACGGGCATGTGCGGCGGCTGCCGCGTGAAGGTGGGCGACGAGTACCTGCACGCATGCGTGGACGGGCCCGACTTCGACGGCCATCTGGTGGATTTCGACGACGCCATGCGCCGCGGCGTCATGTACCGCAGCTTCGAAAGCGCGGCGCGCGAAGGCCGCGATTGCAACGAGCGGAAGGGGGCCTAG
- a CDS encoding CorA family divalent cation transporter encodes MMAHLYFLHNHLEPAPADTPIDADQPVVEVLNSLEIGEACFLSSDTRESLRSIYTVENTYLDVFPHCLIGSFAVPDKSHVLFNPRCFAFYLDVTHLVFLDDDGTCAALLDEVASQGVLKQPTVAHCLFEFMKLLVKNDLSFLADLEDRMEDVEEAIIDRGMDANSRTMLTFRRKLLRIDTYYQQLVDMASGIAENENKLLSHEESHLFLVLERQAERLLKRSLTLKEYSLQLRELYQTQIDLQQNNTMQFFTVITTLFAPLTLLTSWFGMNFANMPGIDWPWGYQTIIVVSVVVVIIEIILFKRKKWL; translated from the coding sequence ATGATGGCTCACCTTTACTTTCTGCACAATCACCTCGAACCGGCACCCGCCGACACGCCTATCGACGCCGACCAGCCGGTAGTCGAGGTGCTCAACTCCCTGGAAATCGGCGAGGCGTGCTTCCTCAGCTCCGACACGCGGGAGTCGCTGCGCTCGATATACACGGTCGAGAACACCTACCTCGACGTGTTCCCCCACTGCCTCATCGGCTCGTTCGCCGTGCCCGACAAAAGCCACGTGCTGTTCAACCCGCGCTGCTTCGCATTCTACCTCGACGTAACCCACCTCGTCTTTCTCGACGACGACGGCACCTGCGCGGCCCTTCTCGACGAAGTGGCGTCCCAAGGCGTGCTGAAGCAGCCCACGGTGGCCCACTGCCTGTTCGAGTTCATGAAGCTGCTCGTGAAGAACGACCTCTCCTTCCTGGCCGACCTCGAGGACCGCATGGAAGACGTGGAGGAAGCCATCATCGACCGGGGCATGGACGCCAACAGCCGCACGATGCTGACGTTCCGCCGCAAGCTGCTTCGCATCGATACCTACTACCAGCAGCTCGTCGACATGGCAAGCGGCATCGCCGAGAACGAAAACAAGCTGCTCAGCCACGAGGAAAGTCACCTGTTCCTCGTGTTGGAGCGCCAAGCCGAACGCCTGCTGAAACGCTCGCTCACTCTCAAGGAGTACAGTCTGCAGCTGCGCGAGCTGTACCAGACGCAAATCGATCTGCAACAGAACAACACGATGCAGTTCTTCACGGTGATCACCACGCTGTTCGCGCCGCTCACGCTGCTGACCAGCTGGTTCGGCATGAACTTCGCGAACATGCCCGGCATAGATTGGCCTTGGGGCTACCAGACCATCATCGTGGTGTCCGTCGTGGTCGTCATCATCGAGATCATCCTGTTCAAACGTAAGAAGTGGCTGTAA
- a CDS encoding Fic family protein gives MALSSRSGHYEMQTSGYRAFVPNPLPPDPPIEFSSELMRLLSDADRKLGRLDGVTQVLPDPDLFVSMYVKKEALLSSQIEGTQASLQDVLAIEESRLNDDTQEVANYVDAMNYGLKRLNNFPLSLRLIREIHAHLLATGRGSERTPGEFRHSQNWIGAQGCSLGDAAYVPPAIEDMHRALGDLETFFYDYDDIPTLVKIGLIHAQFETIHPFLDGNGRMGRLLITFWLCNEGILSQPVLYLSYYFKRNRQEYYDRLTDVRFKGAWEEWLAFFLRGIAQTSEEGVASAKRIIALQSDCLQRIGNARLNANHTMLLDRLFESPSITKRKASEVLGVSEPTAKTVIENLCDIGVLRDAAPRVQRNKRYVFQRYLDILEPGTDPL, from the coding sequence ATGGCTTTGTCGAGCAGGTCGGGCCACTACGAGATGCAAACGAGCGGGTATCGCGCGTTCGTTCCCAATCCTCTTCCCCCCGATCCTCCGATCGAGTTTTCATCCGAGCTGATGCGGCTTCTTTCCGACGCCGATCGAAAGCTTGGAAGGTTGGATGGCGTCACCCAGGTGCTTCCCGATCCTGATCTGTTCGTGTCGATGTACGTGAAAAAGGAGGCGCTCCTCAGCTCTCAAATCGAAGGAACGCAGGCGTCTTTGCAGGATGTGCTCGCAATTGAGGAGAGCAGGCTGAACGACGACACGCAAGAAGTGGCCAATTACGTCGACGCGATGAACTATGGTTTGAAGCGGTTGAACAATTTCCCCTTGAGCCTTCGCTTGATTCGGGAAATCCACGCCCATCTGCTCGCAACCGGTCGCGGCAGCGAACGGACGCCGGGCGAGTTTCGCCATTCGCAGAACTGGATCGGCGCGCAAGGGTGCTCGCTCGGGGATGCGGCGTACGTGCCGCCCGCTATCGAGGATATGCACAGGGCTTTGGGAGATTTGGAAACGTTCTTTTACGATTACGACGATATTCCTACGCTGGTCAAGATAGGACTTATTCACGCTCAGTTTGAAACTATTCATCCGTTCCTTGACGGAAACGGCCGCATGGGCCGCTTGCTCATCACGTTTTGGCTGTGCAACGAGGGCATTTTGTCGCAGCCGGTGCTGTACTTGAGCTATTACTTCAAACGCAATCGCCAAGAGTACTACGATCGTCTTACGGACGTGCGTTTCAAGGGGGCGTGGGAGGAATGGCTGGCCTTCTTCTTGCGCGGCATTGCACAAACGTCAGAGGAGGGTGTCGCTTCCGCGAAGCGGATCATAGCTTTGCAGAGCGACTGTCTCCAGCGAATCGGCAATGCGCGTTTGAACGCCAATCACACAATGCTGCTGGACAGGCTTTTCGAGTCGCCTTCGATCACCAAACGCAAAGCCTCGGAAGTGCTCGGCGTGTCGGAGCCTACGGCAAAAACGGTGATCGAAAACTTATGCGACATAGGGGTTTTGAGAGATGCTGCACCGCGGGTGCAACGGAACAAGCGATATGTGTTTCAACGATATCTCGATATTCTCGAGCCGGGTACGGATCCCCTTTAG
- a CDS encoding uracil-DNA glycosylase, translating to MTKPHIPLDELRSQVEGCRKCPLADGRTQTVFGVGNPEARVMIIGEAPGKNEDLQGEPFVGAAGKYLNELLAVAGLTREDVFIANVLKCRPPGNRDPRPEEIELCTPYLREQTRTIDPEFLVTLGNFSTKFILKTDIGITRLHGSVQRAGKFKVFPIFHPAAALYDGSKREALENDFATLGELLRASDAQRAQEAAATAAAEAAKEPEQPTLL from the coding sequence ATGACCAAGCCGCATATCCCGCTCGACGAACTTCGCTCGCAGGTGGAAGGGTGCCGCAAGTGCCCGCTTGCCGACGGGCGCACGCAAACCGTGTTCGGCGTGGGCAACCCCGAGGCGCGCGTCATGATCATCGGCGAGGCGCCCGGCAAGAACGAGGACCTGCAAGGCGAGCCCTTCGTCGGTGCGGCGGGGAAGTACCTCAACGAGCTCTTGGCGGTGGCGGGCCTCACGCGCGAGGACGTGTTCATCGCGAACGTGCTGAAGTGCCGGCCGCCGGGAAACCGCGATCCGCGCCCCGAGGAGATCGAGCTGTGCACGCCCTACCTGCGCGAGCAGACGCGCACCATCGACCCCGAGTTCCTCGTGACGCTGGGCAACTTCTCCACGAAGTTCATCCTGAAAACCGACATCGGCATCACGCGCCTGCACGGCTCGGTGCAGCGCGCCGGGAAGTTCAAGGTGTTTCCCATCTTCCACCCGGCGGCGGCGCTGTACGACGGCTCGAAGCGCGAGGCGCTCGAGAACGACTTCGCTACGCTGGGCGAGCTGCTGCGCGCGAGCGATGCGCAGCGCGCGCAGGAGGCGGCCGCGACCGCGGCAGCCGAAGCCGCCAAAGAGCCCGAGCAGCCCACGCTGCTGTAA
- the alr gene encoding alanine racemase → MAQDLPNGFTGFSQRRPNGFVSASAAMGTPRYVGAQPPASGAAGGKGAYEAAQAAFSSGAEGAFQYARDHARPDGEPAQFDPDKLRLIPDVDRRWAWTEIDLNAIRHNTSAVKQRIDNGVRLMAVVKADGYGHGAVRCAKTALNSGADYLGVATVNEAIELREALVNAPILILSQPPESAIPLLLAYKVMPSVYTSEFAIQYAEAADAFGVRAPYHLAVNTGMNRIGVRHDEVVEFMGQVSFHRALDLVGTFTHFATADSAETLDFQIQVKRFIEAITALRTAGVNPGIVHAANSAAAIRYPDVQFDMVRLGIGMYGLHPSGVTRPMIDLHPAMSVHARITDVRTVPMSEGVSYGMNYRSPGSVKICTVPVGYADGLRRGLSGRTDVILKGQRCHQVGNICMDQCMFEVDLRVYGSRRRLDPLIGDEVLLVGREGDSVITLDDMANTLGTINYELAVGFALRMPRVYV, encoded by the coding sequence ATGGCACAGGATCTCCCCAACGGGTTCACCGGTTTCTCGCAGCGCAGGCCTAACGGCTTCGTGTCGGCGAGCGCGGCAATGGGCACGCCGCGATACGTGGGCGCGCAGCCTCCCGCGAGCGGCGCGGCCGGCGGCAAGGGCGCCTACGAGGCTGCCCAGGCTGCGTTCAGCAGCGGCGCGGAGGGCGCGTTCCAGTACGCCCGCGACCATGCGCGGCCCGACGGCGAGCCGGCCCAGTTCGATCCCGACAAGCTGCGCCTCATCCCCGACGTCGACCGCCGCTGGGCGTGGACGGAGATCGACCTCAACGCCATCCGCCACAACACGAGCGCCGTCAAGCAGCGCATCGACAACGGCGTGCGGCTCATGGCCGTGGTGAAGGCCGACGGATACGGCCACGGCGCGGTGCGCTGCGCCAAGACCGCGCTCAACTCCGGCGCCGACTACCTGGGCGTGGCAACGGTGAACGAGGCCATCGAACTGCGCGAAGCGCTGGTGAACGCCCCTATCCTCATTCTGTCGCAGCCGCCCGAGTCGGCTATCCCGCTGCTGCTGGCCTACAAGGTTATGCCGAGCGTCTACACCTCCGAGTTCGCCATCCAGTACGCCGAGGCCGCCGACGCGTTCGGCGTGCGCGCGCCGTACCACCTGGCCGTGAACACGGGTATGAACCGCATCGGCGTGCGCCATGACGAGGTTGTGGAGTTCATGGGTCAGGTGAGCTTCCATCGCGCGCTCGACCTCGTGGGCACGTTCACGCACTTCGCCACCGCCGACTCGGCGGAAACGCTCGACTTTCAGATCCAGGTCAAGCGCTTCATCGAGGCCATCACGGCGCTGCGCACGGCGGGCGTCAACCCCGGCATCGTGCACGCGGCGAACTCGGCGGCGGCCATCCGCTACCCGGACGTGCAGTTCGACATGGTGCGCCTCGGCATCGGCATGTACGGGCTGCATCCCTCGGGCGTCACGCGCCCGATGATCGACCTACATCCTGCCATGAGCGTGCACGCGCGCATCACTGACGTGCGCACCGTGCCCATGAGCGAAGGCGTGAGCTACGGCATGAACTATCGCAGCCCCGGCAGCGTGAAGATCTGCACGGTTCCCGTAGGCTACGCCGACGGGTTGCGCCGCGGCTTGTCGGGTCGAACCGACGTCATCCTCAAAGGGCAGCGCTGCCACCAGGTGGGCAACATCTGCATGGACCAGTGCATGTTCGAGGTCGATCTGCGCGTGTACGGCAGCCGTCGCCGGCTCGATCCCCTGATCGGCGACGAGGTGCTGCTCGTGGGGCGCGAGGGCGATTCCGTGATCACCCTCGACGACATGGCGAACACGCTGGGCACCATCAACTACGAGTTGGCCGTCGGCTTCGCGCTGCGCATGCCGCGCGTGTACGTGTAA